The following proteins are co-located in the Diaphorobacter sp. HDW4B genome:
- a CDS encoding acyl-CoA dehydrogenase family protein has translation MNASLSWGDTARVLAAEFGRRAAAHDRDGTFPHENFADLHTAGLLALAAPRALGGQGASSTQLAEVIGAIGYGCPATALVLSMQYIQQRQAARAGSPWPEALARRLVKDAVERGALINALRVEPELGSPARGGLPATVATKTPDGWRISGRKIYSTGAPVLKWLAVWARTDEATPRVGTFLVRADDPGVLIEETWDHLGLRSSGSHDVVLDGVLTPADHAVGLVLPGEVPAKDGAFQAEMTLLLGALYNGVARAARDWLVAFLNQRVPSSLGASLATLPRFQESVGRIEGLLLSNRVLLERLASDLDSGAGASVVEAGLAKNLLMAQAIAVVQDALALTSNHGLSRHNPLERHLRDVLCGRVHTPQEDSVFVSAGRFALETGR, from the coding sequence ATGAACGCGTCGCTCAGTTGGGGAGATACCGCGCGCGTGCTGGCGGCGGAGTTCGGGCGGCGTGCGGCGGCGCATGACCGTGATGGCACGTTTCCGCATGAAAACTTTGCCGACCTGCACACAGCCGGGCTGCTCGCGCTGGCCGCGCCGCGCGCCTTGGGCGGGCAGGGCGCGTCGAGCACCCAACTGGCCGAGGTGATTGGTGCGATTGGCTACGGCTGCCCCGCGACCGCGCTGGTGCTGAGCATGCAGTACATCCAGCAGCGGCAGGCGGCGCGCGCCGGTTCGCCCTGGCCCGAGGCGCTGGCGCGGCGATTGGTCAAGGATGCTGTCGAACGCGGCGCGCTGATCAACGCCTTGCGGGTCGAGCCCGAACTCGGATCGCCCGCGCGTGGCGGTCTTCCGGCGACAGTCGCCACCAAGACCCCGGACGGCTGGCGGATTTCCGGGCGCAAGATCTATTCGACGGGTGCTCCGGTGCTCAAGTGGCTGGCCGTGTGGGCGCGAACGGACGAGGCGACTCCGCGTGTCGGCACCTTTCTGGTCCGCGCGGACGACCCGGGCGTGCTGATCGAGGAGACCTGGGATCACCTCGGCCTGCGCTCCAGCGGCAGCCACGATGTGGTGCTCGACGGAGTGCTCACTCCGGCGGATCACGCAGTCGGGCTGGTGTTGCCCGGCGAAGTGCCCGCCAAGGACGGCGCTTTCCAAGCCGAGATGACCTTGCTGCTGGGTGCGCTCTACAACGGCGTGGCGCGGGCTGCGCGCGACTGGCTGGTGGCTTTTCTGAACCAGCGCGTGCCGTCCAGTCTGGGCGCGTCGCTGGCGACTCTGCCGCGATTTCAGGAGTCGGTCGGGCGCATCGAAGGGCTTTTGCTGTCCAACCGTGTTCTGCTGGAGCGGCTGGCGTCCGATCTGGACAGCGGCGCGGGCGCGTCGGTCGTGGAGGCGGGCTTGGCCAAGAATCTGCTCATGGCGCAGGCGATTGCCGTGGTGCAGGACGCGCTGGCGCTCACCAGCAATCACGGCCTCTCGCGCCATAACCCGCTGGAGCGGCATCTGCGCGATGTCCTTTGTGGCCGTGTGCATACGCCTCAGGAAGACAGTGTTTTTGTCTCGGCGGGGCGTTTTGCGCTGGAAACCGGGCGCTGA